Genomic DNA from Nymphalis io chromosome 5, ilAglIoxx1.1, whole genome shotgun sequence:
AACTAAACTaagattttaacaataaaaaaatcattttattgatAGGGGTTACACTATAAAATTTTGACTATAATGTTAATTACTTAATCATAACTTAGCCCGATTAACACATGACTTTAACTGTAATTTGTCATGTAATTTGAAATGGAATTTGTctgtatatacattttgtacTAATCAATACTCTAAACTgctataattaattacactcTTTTGctcataattattttcattctatTTCTTAAGTGGCTAGTCTGGAGAGTTGTTACGGTTTTCAATTGGCTAACATAAGCAATATATCTTGTGTCAACATCACATTAAGCATGAATGACCTTATCTAATTAGTTAATAGATCTAATTCAAAAACTCTGACGTCAACATATATTTGAATGAACCCTAAGTTTCATTAGTTTGTGTGGTACTAACAAAACCCCTGCATGTTATATCGATTAACAAGTACACTCTATGTAAAATTCAACACAATGGTGAcaattttgaaacatttttaatatattttttttgtatttcgacATTTTGCTTATGGCAAACATTCTACCCAGATTGCTACTtactatattgttttaaatgtgttaaaattcgtagtttatttattagtctTCATAGATTATATAACCATAATATTATGCAGTTAGCTCTATATAGAGCATACAACAAATTTTATCTAATTAtgatatgtgtttttttattgattaggtAGGCGTACGAGcttatggaccacctgatggtaagtggttaccaacgtctatagacattggcgttgtaagaaatgctaaccatcgcttacaccgccaatgcgctaccaactttgggaagtaagatgttatgtcccttgttcctgtaattactcATAAAACTGGCTCACCCTCCTCACTCtgaaaactggaacacaacaataacaagtactgctgttttgtggtagaatagtgagtgggtgatacctacccaggcgaccttgtacaaagctctaccaccagttcacCACATCATTCAATCGTTCGATTTTTGCAAACTCCAGAAGTTTGTTATTtgcgtatttaatttatttaaatacatttatctaattaatttgaaatgaccacgatttgaataataaatgttgatttattatacattataattattttaataatatatgctcataaaatatattagtaaattaatCGCAAGATGAAAATATATGATTGTCTTCGTGATTGAATTTCGACCACGATGGGGATTCTCAGAGCTTAGTCAACTTCCCAAGAGAATTTCCTACTGAACAATTATCTGTGCACATAGATGCACTTAATATTCTTACTCTTAGCTTTATTCTTAGTCCAATGAGACAACAAATAGCTCAATAGCCTTTTACTAAGATTTTCATGATAGAAAAACCTACAAACTTGTGGATATATGATgacacaatacaataatttaagacGTAGGTAAGATTGATTTTGCATTTTCTCTTTGCTTAATGGGTTTTTGTCTGATTTCGATAATTCATGATAATTTTATAGGAGAATTCTGACTATCGTATGACGTGGACAGCAATTGCCACCATGCCATGTTAAATCTGATATTCAATAGCCAATTTGACAAAAACAAAGGCTTTTAAAGAAAGTAATGTCATCGTAGTGTCAAGACATtcgatttttgtatatatttgtatgtatctaATAATCCGCAGTGATGATGTCACCCTGCAAGTACCGACTGGTGCACGACATACGacttttataattctatttaatattctCACGTATACTTTAAGATAAGTATTTggaacagaaaaataaataaacaaatcaaattattagattttttttcaattagaaTAACCCaaaaataccatttatttttttaaatacattttttaaatgtatagccTGTTATAATTTTCACTCTCGtgcattaattttttattattatttttaatttataaaaaatatgtttgcatTCAATTGTTGCATAtacattttgtgttttttttttaattagattaaatatatcaatttcattttttcaaatattattaaaatgaatatattttaaaatgctaaatTTTAATCCtacatatataatcaaatatctGATTAAATCATAATAGATCGTTACTGTGACTCAAGAAACAGTCACACGCTTTCAAGGTTGACAAGAAACTGGAGCAGTTATGTGCAGAACAAgttgttattgattttaaaacgatatatttttatacaatattattacatatatacaatacgttttcattcattatttttatataaaaactattttaatttttaaaaatatttaatattatgaccACACGTAAACAAGTTACATGCATGCTTGAAACATAAGGCTAAGTTTTATACGAAAAAaggttttgaaatttaaaaaaaaattacttacagtCTCAGCAGATATAGCACTATCACTCAATGGAAAACTGAAAACATAGAGGCACCACAAAAGCGCACTAACTTTacgatacatttttattgcaacagacacaaaattaattaaaaaagttatttatacacGGTAGTCGATTTAAATATCGaacgatttttatttactgCGACGTGAGGCGAAAGGCGCGCGACCGAACGCAATATGGAACTTGGTTGTAAGTGCGCTGATTTTTGAAAGGCCCGCGTAGGAGGGTTTCGCGCCTATTTCAAACTGTCATAGTGCGTTCCGTTTTTGCAACAGATACTTtcgtatgaaaaataataataaatagagaaTAATGACaaagaaaataactttttgaaagtaaaatatcttacaacataataatattacttatatttaagtttttatgtatttagctataattaattataaaaatttaaatattgtacaatAATGATAgctttattcgtttatttaaatcattggtaattgtaaattaataataatataaaataaaatagataaataacatttaaatttagatattattgtGTTTGAATACAATGTGATAAAGGAAATCTAAAGATTTCTAGTCGTGTTCttattaacaaatacaatacatgAAGCAAAAACTAGTTCGGGCGCGAAAGTTGACTTGACAATTGTTTTATCAATTGTTAAGATAGATTCACAATGTACCCTacacaataaaactttttaattaattaaattgacatttggaataaaaattaaaaactttttatataaccgtttacttacatttttacatataaaattaattatagaaaaatctttttcattgtataaaaaatagaaaaaaagcttAATACGAGTATATCATTCATAATACTTTTTGACTTGTAAGTTTATccgtccgtccgtaacagcctgtgaatgtcccactgctgggctaaaggcctcctctcctcttttttgaggagaaggtttggagcttattccaccacgctgctccaatgcgggttggtagaattcacatgtggcagaatttcagtgaaattagacacatgcaggtttcctcacgatgttttccttcaccgtaaagcacgagatgaattataatcacaaattaagcacatgaaaattcagtggtgcttgcccgggtttgaacccacgatcatcggttaagattcacgcgttcttaccacagtacgtttataaatatatataaatataacaaaattattgccacactaaaatttgtttttatgaaattatcaaatatatataatatagatatgaaCCATACGTGTAATAAATATGACTAACATAAagtgatagtttttttaaatgtgcaatttgaaacaaaaaaaaatatccttttgGTTTATGACCAAACCAAATCGATACTTTTACAAGACTTAAAGCATCATACGAGTAATTactctaataattaataattaataatttaataattgttactaAATTCGAATTTGCTAACTTCCTATAACTGTAATTTAAACTTAGTTTCTGActaggtaattattttttttatatcctgggacattattcacacacggccatctgatcccaaattaagcagagcttgtactatggaaaccagacaactgatatactacatatactacttttcttttgtaaatacatacttatatagataattacacccagactcaggataaacagacatgttcatgcacacgaatgtctgtcctgggtaggaatcgaagcCACAAACTTTGACGtgagacaagtatctaccaaccacgccaaccggcacgtCAAAATCGTAGAaatgagaataaataataatgcaattattaaattaaataactataaataaataaataaatataaaaaaaaaacaaattatctaTGTTAAAGAGTAACTACAGAGTTTCTAGCCgattcttcttggtagaatttaCATTGCGAACCGGttgtaactaaaatttaaattaatcttttaaaatgacgAATTAAAAATGTTCACCATAGcctacttgtataaaatatattttaattattctattaattttactatcagATCGCTATACAAATGATTTCATTAAGATTTTCAAATATGATTTTCTCagatttattacataacataattacaatatatgtacGTTAATTAGACTTAAACAGCTTTACGAAAAgcataattatgataaatatcgCTATGAAGCAATGTCGGTACTAAAGTAGGACATATGAGGTGCATGAATCTAGATTCTCCCTTGTGAAACACTTTTTTGCACTTTAATATGTGCTAACGATACACTATCTCACAAAAGATATGCCTCGTATTGAATAACGTAATAGTATCAATGgcgtttatttttaacacagctaagaaatattaaaaaggatTATTTGCATATTAATGACTTCAAATTATTGATTCcccttacaaaaataaatgatagtATTTTGGGTAAAGTGACGGCCTGAAACTTACAGCTCTTTTTGAGGGTTGGTGGACACACATGGAAAATTGTCATCTCAAACATATAGGTTTCTTAAAGAAAATTTCCTTCAGCGCGGAGTGCGAGAAGaataatcaaaacaaattaaacacatgaaaattcaaaagtCCTTGCCCAAATTCGAACCTCTAATCacggattatattttattttgattatttaattattgatactTAATTTCCTCTTAAAGGTAATGGAACATAGAGTctcatcattatatttatttcttctcCTTAATGTGTTATTTTTCGAAGTTCGGCGACCATTAAGAAAACTAGAATTTTTGATAACACGTCTTTTAAAAGTAACCCTTTAGCGAAGATATCTTCCGGCCCGCACTCTGTCTTCCTTGTAATTTTGCCCTGTACTCATTTATCATTATGTTGCcgaattttctaattattttttttataatacaattataaattattattgagaaGTTCAAATTCTAAAGTTATAGACataaataatgcattttaaCAAGTTAGTTaatgaattgaattaataaagtcgaaataaaaaaatcaaagcgcttataaatgttaatttttttatgttcttgTTCCATTATCACGAACACTTTTTTACTTGACGacatacagattataaattaaaccaccataatatgattaaatcaatattatttattttcatcgttttttgtttctaattttaaattcgaTCCGCGATAATGAACCTTAGATTCTTCTTTGTTACTTTTATCAGTTATCTTTACGAGTGATTTGGTAGACGGTCCGGCATCTTTGTTTAGCAACTGCATGGACATGATCCGGCGTTGTGACGTCAACGTTGAACGCCGATCGTTATAATATTCTTCTATCTCTTGTAGTGTTAAATCTCTTGTTTCTGGCAAGTAAAAGTATAAGAATATGCAGCctgggtaaaaaaaaaaactattattcgtATAGTTAATTTAAGGTTTTGTaaacctaatattaaaaatgtaggccatgttatgtttaaaaacaaaaaaaaaatattaaacatacaaaaCCATTATACGGTTGAGAAATAGAAAACTAAGAATActtcattacaaaattatataagaaatacttGAAATGACTATAgaagtataaattaaacataatcatacaaatatatctATTTCCTGTTCCtgtataatcaattaaaatctaaACTTTGATGGTCGAAACGAACTATATTTTGTGAATTTATTTAAGGATCTTCGTTACAACATACACCCCTTGAACATGATCAGTACAAATAACAGCACAATTCAATTACATACAGGAAaccgtaattatatatttatttaactataaatacaaagtaaaataaCCTATTAAAGAAGAAACGCCGAAAGCAAGAATCGTGTTCGAAAAACCAAGCATATCTCGCACATACGGGTAACAAATGTTCGCAgtgaatataaacaaatttaaatttgatattgatATCCCTCCAAGTAATCCTCTTACCTagaaaatcaaacaaataaataaatattaaaaaacacctATAACAAGAATGTCATTTACCTACGTAATTTATCACCTATTGCAAAAAGTCTGTTGGACTTTACACTTGAAATATAATCCAGTAAATGCCCAACTACGGAAGAaaggatttggagcttattccatcacgctgctctaatgcgtgTGTCAGAATTTTTATACGACACTTGTAGATTTCCTTTTCTCACGATGTCTTCCCAAGCAAGAtgtcaccgccaagcacgagatgaattttattataaacacaaattaagcacatgaaaattcagtgatgaaCCCGCCTTGGTTGAACCCTCAATCTtcttttaagatttatatatactaaccaCTAGatcagtttaatttaatatatttcaaattatatttaaaataatcaacttACTTGTAAAGGATACAATTCGTACATAATTAGAGGCGGTAGAGTATAGTAGCCCATCGTGACAAACGCAATATACACCATATAGCCAATCTGAGGCCAAACAGTCGATTGCTCTTTATATCGAATCAAAAGAGCGAGAGATATGCAAACTATACCAACACCTATACCTGTAACAATATAAACATCATGAATATACCAAGATCCTTAAACCTTTTAATGTACTGAagcataattacattaatattgttaaatatattgttattattaaaaaaagaaactacaTTTCACTCAcaacttaaacattttttatatatttatcacttCGATATGCAAAGTTGATTTAAgccattgaatattttattccgACTTTATTacgattaacattattttaagaaaggtactagacagttttattatatgaaatctaCTAGCggctattaatatttcatagcgATAATCATTTTCATCAATAAGTGATGATTAATCATCAATATggccataattattatttttgtcaagacttcaattcaaataaattatttaaattaaataaattactaaatataaatttatttttaaatcaggattctgaattttaaaaaacctaGTTACCTATTAATTGTAATCAGCACTAATAACAAAGTCTACCATATAtaccatttaataaataaataaataaataaatattagttgggTGTACCTGAGCTTATCGCTAAAGGTCTTCttccaatattaaatataagagcAGCTGTAAATAACGCCATAATAATCCttgttaaacttaaaataatgtttccTATTTCAGCGCTCACTGACGACTTCGACctctgttttattaattaagaaaaaaaaatgcatctATTTACAAGAGCTTTGTCAGTCTTCAAAATCAAAGATTTAATCTACTATTGTGAATTTCAAAGCTGCATATACCTTTGATGATAAAGATGTGAAAAAAAAGGAAAGACAGTATTtatgttcttaaaaatatttgctatttcACTTATTGTCTACTgtgattaatgtaaaataacaatGACTAAATGTACCTGCCGACATTAAATTATAGAATACATAGACAAGCTAAATGCATGgtcttaatattgtaaaatttgtatcgaaattgataataaagatattccctgtatacatatttagactattgaaataatataaataataaatacctctAATATATCAATAGTCCACATAAATATAACTGAGGCACCTGACAGTTGGGATATCACACCATATATTGTCATAAGGAAAAATGGTTTCAAGGAAGACCGTCTTAAGAGTGCCGCTAATTCTTCCTTAAATGTCAGTCTAAATTAAACgcaaatttcttattatatatatattctatactaTATCTaaacgtttgtttttataatattacttgtgAATATCATTCTCGCTTTTAAAATCTATAAGTTCCTCCATCTCAGCTTCGacattatatttctttgaaCGGAATTTCTTGAGTGACGCCTGCGCATCTTCTATTGAGGTTTTTTGAAGTAAAAAATATGGCGTTTCAGGAAGACAAAAGTACATTAGAAATAACGAAATTGTAAAGGCAGAGCCTACGTAGCATAGCGTTGTCCATTTTAACATAGAACCTAAAGTGGCCTGAAAATGAAAGACTTATTACTAATGCCACTCGTGATAAGGCCGTGTGCCCTCTgagtaaaatcataaattactgAATCGCAaaacataatttgtttataatgttgTGTATAAGTTTGAAAGTTGTGTGAACTAGGTAGTTTAAcaagatttaaatattgtataacacCTGGTAGGCATTACGCGATGGCGTGGTATTTAGTTTTTGCAGCGCCATTGTTTATGCAAAAGGTGACGAATTACCACTAGGACTATGTGCTCGTCTGTCtctctataataaaaataaaatggtaattATGATAAGTgcaaaaaaataacttgattTTTTACCTGCATAGCAATGCCAACAGACATAGCAATATTAGGAAACGAACCAATCACACCCCTCATATTCGGTAGTGAAACCTCAGTCATGTAAACTCTAGGAACGCACATCACCATCCCAAGACCCACGCCAGTAATAATTCTACCTTCAAAAACAATTCATCATCTAATATTACAGTTCTATTATATCATCATATGGGAAATTATTGTTGCAATAGTAAAATAAGCCAAATAAGTATCAGTGTCTACTAACCTAGTATAATATGTTTGGCAGAGTTAGCAACACCAGTATATACCCATCCGATACAAACCGGTAGTTGACTGTAAATGATCATAGTACGTCTTCCAAATTTATCTATCAAATAACCGCACAAAACACAACCAACTGGAGAAGCTAAAGATATGACACTAGCTGAAAAGatacgaaataatatattactttttattatagagACTTTTTTACTAATACAATTTTTCTAGTGGCTAGGGTATAAGGCCATGTCCTGATTTAAAATTGTTAGGtcactaaatttttttattttttctggtACGTTAAAGCATATACACTTTCTGAATAACGGGATTTCTGTATGACGTCGTTAGTCCTTAGATTGCAATCTGCGTGCAGTTGTacgtgtttgcgcaaacacttgcgcactataatatcgaAACTAGTCTTTGTTATAAGCAGTCGTGGCTGAAATTCAATCGaaaggatattaaaatataaaatcaaaattattgacAGAGAAATTTAAGGTTTACTTAACCGATCCATGATTCATCAGCGAGTGTCACTTTTACTAAAGAGTCAGGTAAAGTCAATTGAGGGAGTGCCACAGCTGAGAATCCATAAGCCAATCCAATTGTCACCATCGACAAATTAACCCAAACACCATACCCTAATTGAATAAAAGACGTTTTCGTCCAAAATCCAGGATCTGGATAGTTGATATGTAATTCATGAGTCATAGTTAAATcatcatattatgttaaaatttattcttagagtttttattaattattaggtaGCTTCTTAGGTaccgttatatttaatataatacgatTAATGTCACAATTGTCATTTTTACAAATTGTCTTTTTATTTAGCTCTTAGGGAGGGatcattttagtaaaaaaaaaaccgtttttatacaatatttttttttacatttcaaatattcaaaataaatggaTAATGTATATTAAGGTAAGATACTTCAACGAACGTCACTTAACGAAATTAtacaattgataataataattttgtaggtaatataaaagtataaaatgtaaatatttaaaaaaaataagaatagcaACAAGAAGTAgcagttttaataataactccTTAGACTTTTGTAGCActcactcctaacacaagccttacaggtAATTAGAGAGAAATATAGGGATAAAAATAATTCTCTATAAACGGGATTGATTCtactttattaattcaatttaacatTGCCTTGTTCTTTGTTTGGTTTATGTTTCATTTCAAAGTAATCTCCTAGTCTTATAGTTGCATTTTGCAattgtaagtataaattatttgtgaTTTTGTACCTtaaggtattttaataatttgaggGTAGATAAAGGgtcttgtatatttattatttgcaaagtcAGCTGTGAAAACTGGTTTTGCATTTTTACCTAAACGATTTTGAATGTTTTCTTCGAAAGCGGCCAGTTTCTGTAGAAGAGTTGCTCGTGAAATCGAATCGAATTCCATTCCATCTGCTTGTCGGAGTTTTGCtgtaaccaatatttttattataaaagtaataatacagGAGCAGCctcttaaagaaaaaatttgtgcttattccaccacgctctaATAAGAGTTGATCTGACACGAGTGGTAGAACTTCATCCCACATGCATCTATTTGGCAATTTtactttcctcacgatgttttcattcattatCTGTCGTATAAGTATCCAATAAGGATACGAACGAGTTTGAATTAACGTGTTCTAttcacaaatatacatattatttacaaatttaatttaatacac
This window encodes:
- the LOC126768706 gene encoding uncharacterized protein LOC126768706 isoform X2; amino-acid sequence: MRCIVFYFIILHLCSADLSDIYRGKAKLRQADGMEFDSISRATLLQKLAAFEENIQNRLASVISLASPVGCVLCGYLIDKFGRRTMIIYSQLPVCIGWVYTGVANSAKHIILGRIITGVGLGMVMCVPRVYMTEVSLPNMRGVIGSFPNIAMSVGIAMQEELAALLRRSSLKPFFLMTIYGVISQLSGASVIFMWTIDILEV
- the LOC126768706 gene encoding solute carrier family 2, facilitated glucose transporter member 8-like isoform X3, translating into MRCIVFYFIILHLCSADLSDIYRGKAKLRQADGMEFDSISRATLLQKLAAFEENIQNRLASVISLASPVGCVLCGYLIDKFGRRTMIIYSQLPVCIGWVYTGVANSAKHIILGRIITGVGLGMVMCVPRVYMTEVSLPNMRGVIGSFPNIAMSVGIAMQV
- the LOC126768706 gene encoding facilitated trehalose transporter Tret1-like isoform X1, whose protein sequence is MRCIVFYFIILHLCSADLSDIYRGKAKLRQADGMEFDSISRATLLQKLAAFEENIQNRLASVISLASPVGCVLCGYLIDKFGRRTMIIYSQLPVCIGWVYTGVANSAKHIILGRIITGVGLGMVMCVPRVYMTEVSLPNMRGVIGSFPNIAMSVGIAMQATLGSMLKWTTLCYVGSAFTISLFLMYFCLPETPYFLLQKTSIEDAQASLKKFRSKKYNVEAEMEELIDFKSENDIHK